One part of the Salmo salar chromosome ssa10, Ssal_v3.1, whole genome shotgun sequence genome encodes these proteins:
- the LOC106613951 gene encoding RNA-binding protein 25 isoform X2: MNWDNQLSSILSAADGSVAKMRERLTTPGNYPKGREVREVASVSNLELPRLPPLPESSISLLPPPSSAVQWADLAAVQSQLQIQSQAIESLTQSLHDMDREKHSQQRHIQALQDEVRRLREHVTERERERERERDGERRGSGMTSPEVERRMEQWRREVGRELSTLRRHITRATSQGNLEESFSSKLRREELDHLRREVDTLKTQLRRQEEDMFLQQSEARETRRQYEHSCKTLEELRDSYRNHSFDLAKTVSQYTHTEQEVCQIRITVSELKDEIRSLILRERHHTPTVTLHTAVPALAAFSRCKEVSGQKAEPDSDSEDFSPTPSLAEVSSDDLSWLDDRDTAPRLAVPRVRQSSHSAGNDLRGPGSGLDDDDLDDDDGNLELGSDSPPDLSLNDL; the protein is encoded by the exons ATGAACTGGGACAACCAGCTGAGCTCCATCCTCTCAGCAGCTGATGGCAGTGTTGCCAAGATGAGG GAGAGACTGACCACGCCAGGGAATTATCCAAAAGGAAGAGAAG TCAGGGAGGTGGCTAGTGTGTCAAATTTGGAGCTCCctcgtctcccccctctccccgagtcctcaatctctctccttccccctccctcctccgctgTGCAGTGGGCAGACCTGGCAGCCGTCCAATCACAACTACAGATCCAGAGCCAG GCCATAGAGTCTCTGACCCAAAGTCTTCATGACATGGACAGAGAGAAACACTCTCAGCAGCGCCACATACAGGCACTACAAG ACGAGGTTCGCAGGCTGCGAGAGCAcgtgacggagagggagagagagcgggaacgagaaagggatggagagaggagagggtcagggatGACGAGTCCAGAagtggagagaaggatggagcagtggaggagagaggtgggccGTGAGCTCAGCACTCTGAGAAGGCACATCACCAGAGCCACATCGCAAGGCAACCTGGAGGAGAG TTTCAGCTCTAAGCTGCGAAGGGAGGAGTTGGATCatttgaggagagaggtggacaCACTCAAAACCCAGCTCA ggaggcAGGAGGAGGACATGTTTCTTCAGCAGTCGGAGGCCAGAGAGACGAGGAGGCAGTATGAACACAGCTGCAAG ACACTAGAGGAACTGAGAGACAGCTACAGAAACCACAGTTTTGACCTGGCCAAGACTGtttctcaatacacacacacagagcaggaggTCTGccagatcag GATAACTGTATCAGAGCTGAAGGACGAGATCAGGAGTCTGATTCTCCGGGAGAGGCATCACACACCTACTGTTACACTACACACAGCAG ttCCAGCATTAGCTGCCTTCTCCCGCTGTAAAGAGGTCAGTGGTCAAAAGGCGGAGCCAGACTCGGACTCTGAGGACTTCAGTCCCACCCCCAGTCTGGCTGAGGTCAGCTCTGATgacctgtcctggctggatgaTAGAGACACAG CTCCTCGTCTAGCAGTACCTCGGGTACGTCAGAGCTCCCATTCTGCAGGAAATGACCTCAGAGGACCAGGAAGTGGCCTGGACGATGATGatcttgatgatgatgatggaaacCTGGAGTTggggtcagacagcccccccgacCTCAGCCTCAATGACCTTTGA
- the LOC106613952 gene encoding mucin-2, with protein METKILVALCALILSLGSNVEGQDPGAHPSPSDGSLTLGTSGAVQAPLPGGSPSPPGSLSLPSTDSPKPASDLTDGGLSNSNSSSSNDTAVVVVKDVPATSVGVPAPTSIPEKTPGPENFTEGTVQPSDAPSVNHTAPTHTHTTTVLVHKPSTTPTHTPVHYTTPSSHAPHLSKTHSPITTTSSPAPTRPETHPTNSSAAPQPSSTPSPNPDTSNPIQPKQPLSPFPTTTTTTSPPALPTSEPQTQTSSITPLPASTPASSPPSQAKTHADIPSQLNVVDEEPVFHSGGPALDPLLAGLVSVFIVTAAIITLLLFIKLRRRDQRPEFRRLQDLPMDDMMEDTPLSMYSY; from the exons atggagacgAAAATACTCGTCGCTCTGTGCGCTCTGATCCTCAGCTTGGGTTCGAATGTAGAAG GCCAGGACCCTGGTGCTCACCCCTCTCCCTCAGACGGATCGCTGACCCTCGGTACGTCCGGGGCTGTTCAGGCACCCCTCCCTGGaggttctccctctcctccaggctctctgtccctccccagcACAGACTCCCCAAAGCCAGCCAGCGACCTCACTGATGGAGGGCTCtccaacagcaacagcagcagtagcaacgACACAGCAGTCGTAGTGGTAAAAGATGTCCCAG cCACCAGTGTGGGGGTCCCTGCCCCCACTTCCATCCCTGAGAAGACCCCTGGCCCAGAGAACTTCACTGAAGGAACCGTACAGCCCTCTGATGCTCCCTCTGTCAACCACActgcccctacacacacacacaccaccacagtcCTCGTTCACAAACCTtccaccacccccacacacacacctgtccactaCACCACTCCATCCAGCCATGCCCCTCATCTCTCCAAAACTCACTCACCCATCACCACCACCTCTTCCCCAGCCCCTACTAGGCCTGAGACCCACCCAACTAACTCCTCCGCTGCCCCCCAGCCCAGCTCaacccccagccctaacccagATACCTCTAACCCTATCCAGCCTAAACAGCCCCTCAGTCCCtttcccaccaccactaccaccacctctccCCCAGCTCTACCTACGTCTGAGCCCCAGACCCAGACATCCAGCATCACCCCTCTCCCGGCTTCCACCCCAGCCAGCAGCCCTCCATCCCAGGCTAAAACGCATGCCGACATCCCCTCTCAGCTCAATGTGGTGGATG AGGAACCAGTGTTCCATAGTGGTGGACCTGCCCTGGACCCCCTCCTAGCTGGACTAGTGTCAGTCTTCATCGTCACTGCAGccatcatcaccctgctcctcttCATCAAACTGCGACGACGGGATCAGCGGCCTGAGTTCCGCAGGCTCCAGGACCTGCCTATG GATGATATGATGGAGGATACTCCCCTGTCCATGTACAGCTACTGA
- the LOC106613951 gene encoding RNA-binding protein 25 isoform X1 has protein sequence MNWDNQLSSILSAADGSVAKMRERLTTPGNYPKGREVDLYPVREVASVSNLELPRLPPLPESSISLLPPPSSAVQWADLAAVQSQLQIQSQAIESLTQSLHDMDREKHSQQRHIQALQDEVRRLREHVTERERERERERDGERRGSGMTSPEVERRMEQWRREVGRELSTLRRHITRATSQGNLEESFSSKLRREELDHLRREVDTLKTQLRRQEEDMFLQQSEARETRRQYEHSCKTLEELRDSYRNHSFDLAKTVSQYTHTEQEVCQIRITVSELKDEIRSLILRERHHTPTVTLHTAVPALAAFSRCKEVSGQKAEPDSDSEDFSPTPSLAEVSSDDLSWLDDRDTAPRLAVPRVRQSSHSAGNDLRGPGSGLDDDDLDDDDGNLELGSDSPPDLSLNDL, from the exons ATGAACTGGGACAACCAGCTGAGCTCCATCCTCTCAGCAGCTGATGGCAGTGTTGCCAAGATGAGG GAGAGACTGACCACGCCAGGGAATTATCCAAAAGGAAGAGAAG TTGATCTCTATCCAGTCAGGGAGGTGGCTAGTGTGTCAAATTTGGAGCTCCctcgtctcccccctctccccgagtcctcaatctctctccttccccctccctcctccgctgTGCAGTGGGCAGACCTGGCAGCCGTCCAATCACAACTACAGATCCAGAGCCAG GCCATAGAGTCTCTGACCCAAAGTCTTCATGACATGGACAGAGAGAAACACTCTCAGCAGCGCCACATACAGGCACTACAAG ACGAGGTTCGCAGGCTGCGAGAGCAcgtgacggagagggagagagagcgggaacgagaaagggatggagagaggagagggtcagggatGACGAGTCCAGAagtggagagaaggatggagcagtggaggagagaggtgggccGTGAGCTCAGCACTCTGAGAAGGCACATCACCAGAGCCACATCGCAAGGCAACCTGGAGGAGAG TTTCAGCTCTAAGCTGCGAAGGGAGGAGTTGGATCatttgaggagagaggtggacaCACTCAAAACCCAGCTCA ggaggcAGGAGGAGGACATGTTTCTTCAGCAGTCGGAGGCCAGAGAGACGAGGAGGCAGTATGAACACAGCTGCAAG ACACTAGAGGAACTGAGAGACAGCTACAGAAACCACAGTTTTGACCTGGCCAAGACTGtttctcaatacacacacacagagcaggaggTCTGccagatcag GATAACTGTATCAGAGCTGAAGGACGAGATCAGGAGTCTGATTCTCCGGGAGAGGCATCACACACCTACTGTTACACTACACACAGCAG ttCCAGCATTAGCTGCCTTCTCCCGCTGTAAAGAGGTCAGTGGTCAAAAGGCGGAGCCAGACTCGGACTCTGAGGACTTCAGTCCCACCCCCAGTCTGGCTGAGGTCAGCTCTGATgacctgtcctggctggatgaTAGAGACACAG CTCCTCGTCTAGCAGTACCTCGGGTACGTCAGAGCTCCCATTCTGCAGGAAATGACCTCAGAGGACCAGGAAGTGGCCTGGACGATGATGatcttgatgatgatgatggaaacCTGGAGTTggggtcagacagcccccccgacCTCAGCCTCAATGACCTTTGA